In Bacteroidia bacterium, a single window of DNA contains:
- a CDS encoding peptidoglycan DD-metalloendopeptidase family protein, with protein MRLRIITTLSGIFIIVAAYFVLFNEDNAQQLAPSAEDKIFEPECYHEPERIYGFNLDSFDVHHALVQRNENLSVILSSFNISSSLIHSLATGSREVFDVRKIVSGRPYCILTSKDSVQSASYFIYEKDPVNYVVCELSERGKITEFKKEVTTKERTAAGIIESSLYETLQDYDVSPAMAIKLSEVYAWSIDFYRLQKNDKFKVVFEQDYVEDKPVGLGRIKTALFEHAGKEFYAYSFEQNEGIDFFDENAESLRKAFLKAPLKFSRISSRYTMKRFHPVQKRWKAHLGTDYAAPTGTPIYTVGDGVITEASYNGGNGRYVKVRHNGTYTTQYLHMSKIANGIKPGKHVSQGEVIGYVGSTGLATGPHLCFRFWKNGRQVDPFREEIPPSEPVNPENTERYQQVMEAYNQQLDGIQYERKPAEQQELITTKDAAGKPRS; from the coding sequence TTGAGATTAAGGATCATCACTACGCTTAGCGGAATATTTATCATTGTTGCAGCCTACTTTGTTTTATTTAATGAGGATAATGCTCAGCAACTTGCCCCTTCAGCAGAGGACAAAATCTTCGAACCGGAATGCTATCATGAACCTGAGCGGATCTATGGATTCAACCTCGATTCTTTTGATGTGCATCATGCCCTGGTTCAGCGAAATGAGAATCTCTCCGTAATTCTTTCCTCGTTTAATATCAGCAGCTCGCTGATCCATTCACTGGCCACCGGAAGCCGTGAAGTTTTTGACGTAAGAAAAATTGTTTCAGGCAGGCCTTACTGTATTCTGACCTCAAAGGATTCGGTGCAAAGCGCATCTTATTTTATTTATGAAAAAGACCCGGTCAATTATGTGGTTTGTGAACTTTCGGAAAGAGGAAAAATAACTGAATTTAAAAAAGAAGTAACTACAAAAGAGCGCACAGCGGCAGGGATCATTGAATCATCGCTCTATGAAACGCTTCAGGATTATGACGTCAGCCCTGCGATGGCCATAAAACTTTCAGAAGTGTATGCCTGGTCAATTGACTTCTACCGCCTTCAGAAAAATGATAAATTTAAAGTAGTATTTGAGCAGGATTATGTAGAGGATAAACCCGTGGGTTTAGGAAGAATTAAAACTGCCTTGTTTGAGCATGCCGGAAAAGAATTTTACGCTTATTCTTTTGAGCAGAATGAGGGAATTGATTTCTTCGATGAAAATGCGGAGAGCCTGCGCAAAGCATTCCTGAAAGCACCTTTGAAGTTCAGCCGCATCAGCAGCCGCTATACCATGAAGCGTTTTCACCCGGTGCAAAAGCGCTGGAAAGCCCACCTCGGCACCGACTATGCCGCACCCACCGGTACTCCCATTTATACGGTAGGCGATGGCGTAATTACCGAAGCCTCATATAATGGCGGGAATGGACGATATGTAAAAGTTCGGCATAACGGCACTTATACAACTCAATATCTGCACATGAGCAAAATTGCCAACGGCATAAAACCCGGAAAGCATGTGAGCCAGGGAGAGGTCATTGGCTATGTGGGCAGTACGGGCCTCGCTACCGGGCCGCATCTCTGCTTCCGGTTTTGGAAAAATGGCCGCCAGGTAGATCCGTTCAGGGAAGAGATCCCGCCTTCTGAACCGGTAAATCCTGAAAATACGGAGCGTTACCAGCAGGTAATGGAAGCTTACAATCAGCAACTTGACGGCATTCAATACGAGCGCAAACCTGCTGAACAACAAGAGCTGATCACCACCAAAGATGCAGCCGGGAAACCCAGGAGCTAA
- the gatB gene encoding Asp-tRNA(Asn)/Glu-tRNA(Gln) amidotransferase subunit GatB, with translation MEISKKYVMVVGLEVHAQLLTKSKAFAPDPNLYGSPPNTNVSPITLGHPGTLPQPNRMSLELALRMGIALKCTINRHTHFARKNYFYADLPKGYQITQFPLPVCTDGQITIKDADGNPKNIFIEKIILEEDSGKSIHDIDPFSSLVDLNRAGVPLIEIVTGPDMRHPKEAYNYLTEIRKLVRYLDICDGNMEEGSLRCDANVSLRPRGQKELGTKVEVKNMNSIRHVQRALEYEIERQQTALENGEPIYQETRNFDAVTGTTVSMRGKEMAHDYRYFPEPDIPPIVISLEQISKVEETMPELPAALHEKFIAEYGLSEYDATILTSEKNFAHYFMEVIEDTEQYKAATNWMIGPVRSYTNEQGIDISEFMLKPAQIAELVELVEAGKMNFSIASTRLFSELMKNPEVDPERLAEQMNLIQEGDEDLIRKITRDAIAKYPQKAADYRAGKKNLLGMFMGEIMRASKGKADPKKASRILTEELENQE, from the coding sequence ATGGAAATCAGCAAGAAATATGTGATGGTAGTGGGGCTGGAGGTGCATGCGCAATTGCTTACGAAGAGCAAAGCTTTTGCACCTGACCCGAATTTATACGGAAGCCCTCCAAACACCAACGTAAGCCCGATAACGCTGGGCCATCCGGGTACATTGCCGCAGCCCAACAGGATGAGCCTGGAACTGGCCCTGCGAATGGGAATAGCATTGAAATGTACGATCAATCGCCACACCCACTTTGCACGAAAAAACTACTTTTACGCTGACCTGCCAAAGGGCTATCAGATCACCCAATTTCCACTGCCGGTCTGTACGGATGGGCAGATTACCATAAAAGATGCTGATGGAAACCCGAAGAATATTTTTATTGAGAAGATCATTCTTGAGGAAGATTCGGGCAAGAGCATCCATGATATTGATCCCTTTTCTTCGCTGGTGGATCTGAACCGGGCAGGCGTACCGCTTATCGAGATCGTTACCGGCCCGGATATGCGCCACCCGAAAGAGGCTTATAATTACCTGACTGAAATACGCAAACTGGTGCGCTACCTGGATATTTGCGATGGCAACATGGAAGAAGGTTCTTTGCGCTGCGATGCCAATGTTTCCCTGCGCCCACGTGGGCAAAAGGAACTCGGAACTAAGGTAGAGGTGAAAAACATGAACAGCATCCGGCACGTACAGAGAGCACTGGAATACGAGATTGAACGTCAGCAAACAGCGCTTGAGAATGGCGAACCCATCTATCAGGAAACCCGGAATTTTGATGCTGTAACGGGAACAACCGTTTCAATGCGGGGTAAGGAAATGGCCCACGATTACCGCTATTTTCCAGAGCCGGATATTCCCCCAATTGTCATTTCGCTGGAGCAGATAAGTAAGGTGGAAGAGACAATGCCTGAACTGCCGGCAGCCCTCCACGAAAAATTCATTGCCGAGTATGGGCTGAGCGAGTATGATGCTACCATTCTTACCTCGGAGAAGAATTTTGCCCATTATTTTATGGAAGTAATTGAAGATACAGAACAATATAAAGCCGCCACCAACTGGATGATAGGGCCCGTTCGATCCTACACGAATGAGCAGGGAATTGATATTTCAGAATTCATGCTGAAACCGGCACAAATAGCCGAACTTGTGGAACTTGTGGAGGCTGGCAAGATGAATTTCTCTATCGCTTCCACCCGCCTTTTTTCTGAATTAATGAAAAATCCTGAAGTGGATCCTGAACGGCTGGCAGAGCAAATGAATCTTATACAGGAGGGTGATGAGGATCTTATCCGGAAAATAACCCGCGATGCTATTGCAAAGTATCCGCAAAAGGCAGCAGACTACCGGGCCGGCAAAAAAAACCTACTCGGCATGTTTATGGGAGAAATAATGCGTGCCAGCAAGGGCAAGGCAGATCCTAAAAAGGCCAGTCGCATATTGACTGAGGAACTGGAAAACCAAGAATAA
- a CDS encoding TlpA disulfide reductase family protein codes for MYLIRILTLSVVAIFCLNSCDGDGNNENREYDGFEKKYDGEVQQNSDESAGNQPAPTFTDGSSENVVIYGKTEGQLDLPNNPNLPGRKLEGEYLDFVIEGYLFNGANLELIIDELDGTSINPLQTTVVNEDDYFRFEGSHKAPTLYQLRTPTGVIHLLVVSGNIMVETTYPRIGDYTLSGGGATESQHLLEMYNLLNLSNEKAEAIQQRMDNLTNNKLIIQMYDSLPIINAEVRNFKSRTLKEFIREIDKSLVAPLTAMRLDVATNIDFLDSLNRKFNKLYPGNQFVRQLDDKISPYIMTAAGKDAPNIVLQTQNEKPLELKSLRGKLVLIDFWASWCKPCRAQNPDMVKMYQRYHNRGFEIYGVSFDKDKDEWRQAIKEDGLPWVQVNDPLGLEESPLVNVYLISGIPKTILVDRDGKIVAKDLPKAELEQAIKKYL; via the coding sequence ATGTATTTAATAAGAATATTAACGCTCTCTGTAGTCGCCATTTTTTGTTTGAATTCCTGTGATGGCGATGGGAATAATGAAAACCGGGAGTATGATGGATTTGAGAAGAAATATGATGGTGAGGTTCAGCAAAACAGTGATGAATCCGCAGGCAACCAACCGGCTCCTACTTTTACGGATGGCAGTTCTGAGAATGTGGTGATTTACGGAAAGACAGAAGGACAGCTTGATTTGCCCAACAATCCAAACCTGCCGGGCCGGAAGCTTGAGGGTGAATATCTGGATTTTGTCATTGAAGGGTATCTCTTCAATGGCGCCAACCTGGAACTGATCATTGATGAACTGGACGGAACCAGCATTAATCCGCTGCAGACTACCGTGGTGAATGAGGATGACTACTTCAGGTTTGAGGGCAGCCATAAAGCCCCGACTCTTTACCAGCTTCGAACGCCAACCGGAGTTATTCATCTCCTTGTGGTTTCAGGAAATATCATGGTAGAAACCACATATCCCAGAATTGGCGACTATACGCTTTCCGGTGGTGGGGCAACGGAATCGCAGCATTTGCTGGAAATGTATAACCTGCTGAACCTGTCAAATGAAAAAGCAGAGGCTATACAACAGCGAATGGATAATTTAACCAATAACAAGCTTATTATTCAGATGTACGATTCACTGCCAATTATCAATGCTGAAGTGCGCAATTTTAAAAGCCGCACACTCAAAGAATTTATTCGTGAAATAGACAAATCGCTGGTGGCACCGCTCACCGCCATGCGGCTGGATGTAGCTACTAATATAGATTTCCTGGATTCGCTCAACAGAAAGTTCAATAAGCTATATCCCGGCAATCAATTCGTGAGGCAACTGGACGATAAAATTTCTCCTTATATCATGACGGCTGCGGGCAAGGATGCTCCGAATATTGTACTGCAAACGCAGAATGAAAAGCCGCTGGAATTGAAGTCTCTCCGGGGAAAATTGGTGCTGATAGACTTCTGGGCCTCTTGGTGCAAGCCATGCCGCGCGCAGAATCCTGATATGGTGAAAATGTACCAGCGCTACCACAACCGTGGTTTTGAAATATATGGCGTGAGCTTCGACAAGGATAAGGATGAGTGGAGGCAGGCGATAAAGGAAGACGGCCTGCCGTGGGTACAGGTAAATGACCCTTTGGGATTGGAAGAATCGCCTCTTGTGAATGTGTATTTAATAAGCGGAATTCCAAAAACAATATTGGTAGATCGTGATGGGAAAATCGTGGCGAAAGATCTTCCTAAGGCGGAGCTTGAGCAGGCAATCAAGAAATATTTGTAG
- a CDS encoding glutathione peroxidase, translating into MKAVLFSFLLLLPFAGTRESVYDFTMEDIDGREVKLDTFEGKVLVIVNVASKCGLTPQYEELQQFYETYKDREVVVLGFPANNFLGQEPGTDSEIRQFCSENYGVTFPMFSKISVKGKDQHPLYEYLTQKKKNGVLDAPVKWNFQKFLVDKNGKVRQAVEPKKSILDPEVIQAVETLMEE; encoded by the coding sequence ATGAAAGCAGTGCTTTTCTCCTTTTTGCTTCTTTTACCTTTTGCCGGGACGCGGGAATCGGTGTATGACTTTACGATGGAAGATATTGACGGCAGGGAAGTGAAACTGGATACATTCGAAGGCAAAGTGCTGGTGATCGTAAATGTGGCCAGCAAATGCGGCCTTACGCCACAGTACGAAGAATTGCAGCAGTTTTATGAAACCTACAAAGACAGGGAGGTAGTGGTGCTGGGATTTCCGGCCAATAACTTTCTGGGGCAGGAACCCGGCACTGATAGCGAGATCAGGCAATTTTGCTCTGAAAACTATGGCGTTACGTTTCCGATGTTCAGCAAGATTTCAGTTAAGGGAAAGGATCAGCATCCGCTTTACGAATACCTGACGCAGAAAAAAAAGAACGGAGTTCTGGACGCGCCTGTAAAATGGAATTTTCAGAAATTCCTTGTGGATAAAAACGGGAAAGTGCGCCAGGCCGTGGAACCTAAAAAGTCAATTTTGGACCCGGAAGTGATCCAGGCTGTGGAGACATTGATGGAGGAGTAG